The proteins below come from a single Papaver somniferum cultivar HN1 chromosome 11, ASM357369v1, whole genome shotgun sequence genomic window:
- the LOC113320303 gene encoding probable serine/threonine-protein kinase PBL7 codes for MIGYCDEGKDHMIVCEFMPLRSLNLHLHDIKPGKKPLDWKSRMKIAEGVARALKYLHHGMDPLIISNCLEVSKILLNENYNPKLSDFGCAEIAIPVDHCRVRTKPAVGYVSPEYTTTRNITSKSDVYCFGVVLLELISGQKAFDATRNGERDIVAWARPMLRDSNKFPEIADPLMERQYPYSELV; via the exons ATGATAGGTTACTGTGATGAAGGGAAAGATCATATGATTGTTTGTGAATTTATGCCTTTACGATCGCTGAATCTTCATTTACATG ACATTAAACCCGGAAAAAAGCCTCTAGACTGGAAGTCTAGGATGAAGATAGCAGAAGGTGTTGCTAGGGCTTTAAAATATTTGCATCATGGAATGGATCCTCTTATAATCTCCAATTGCCTGGAAGTATCCAAAATTTTACTAAATGAAAATTATAATCCAAAGCTGTCAGATTTCGGTTGTGCAGAAATTGCTATTCCAGTGGATCACTGCAGGGTCCGTACAAAGCCGGCAGTTGGTTATGTTAGTCCAGAGTATACTACGACTCGCAACATCACTTCGAAATCTGATGTCTACTGTTTTGGTGTTGTTTTGCTTGAGTTGATCTCTGGGCAGAAAGCATTTGATGCAACCAGAAACGGAGAGCGCGATATTGTTGCATGG GCACGGCCAATGCTTAGGGACAGTAATAAGTTCCCCGAAATTGCTGACCCACTCATGGAACGACAATATCCATATAGTGAACTTGTCTAA
- the LOC113324606 gene encoding probable serine/threonine-protein kinase PBL7: MEAEQAEFRCDAGFRVFESRELTVATDNFSPGRVLNEGKLGRVYKGILKDGQEVAVKRFAKQTDLWGEVRMLSCLDHPNLVKLIGYCDEGKDHMIVCEYMPLRSLNLHLHDIKPGKKPLDWKTRMKIAEGVARALEYLHHGMDPLIIYNCLEVSKILLNENYNPKLSDFGCAEIAIPVDHCRVRTKPAVGYVSREYTTTRNITSKSDVYCFGVVLLELISGQKAFDATRNGERDIVAWARPMLRDKQAEFRCDAGVRVFKLRELIVATDKFSPGRVLNEGKVGRVYKGILKDGQVRVVNYLPFASLEQPQSRPNLRTTPKFGHRVSRSGRD, translated from the exons ATGGA AGCAGAACAAGCTGAATTTCGGTGTGATGCAGGTTTTCGTGTCTTCGAATCCAGAGAGCTAACTGTCGCCACTGATAATTTCAGTCCAGGACGTGTATTAAATGAAGGAAAATTAGGACGAGTGTATAAGGGAATTCTCAAAGACGGACAG GAAGTTGCTGTGAAAAGGTTTGCTAAGCAGACAGATTTGTGGGGAGAGGTTCGAATGCTCAGCTGCCTGGACCATCCTAACCTTGTCAAGTTGATAGGTTACTGTGACGAAGGGAAAGATCATATGATTGTTTGTGAATATATGCCTTTACGATCGCTGAATCTTCATTTACATG ACATTAAACCTGGAAAAAAGCCTCTAGACTGGAAGACTAGGATGAAGATAGCAGAAGGTGTTGCTAGGGCTTTAGAATATTTGCATCATGGAATGGATCCTCTTATAATCTACAATTGCCTGGAAGTATCCAAAATTTTACTAAATGAAAATTATAATCCAAAGCTGTCAGATTTCGGTTGTGCAGAAATTGCTATTCCAGTGGATCACTGCAGGGTCCGTACAAAGCCGGCAGTTGGTTATGTTAGTCGAGAGTATACTACGACTCGCAACATCACTTCGAAATCTGATGTCTACTGTTTTGGTGTTGTTTTGCTTGAGTTGATCTCTGGGCAGAAAGCATTTGATGCAACCAGAAACGGAGAGCGAGATATTGTTGCATGG GCACGGCCAATGCTCAGGGACA AACAAGCTGAATTTCGGTGTGATGCAGGTGTTCGTGTCTTCAAATTGAGAGAGCTTATTGTCGCCACTGATAAATTCAGTCCAGGACGCGTATTAAATGAAGGAAAAGTAGGACGTGTGTATAAGGGGATTCTCAAAGACGGACAGGTAAGAGTTGTTAATTATCTACCCTTTGCaagcttagagcaaccacagtcacgaccaaatttgagGACTACACCCAAATTTGGTCACAGAGTAAGCCGCAGTGGAAGGGACTAA